The sequence below is a genomic window from Blastocatellia bacterium.
GACCGGCAACGGTCGCCACCTGGATCTACCTGATGCTCCACGACCGCGGCCCGACCACGGCCTTCTGCGCGACCGGTAATTCTGGGGGCGCTGCGCAGGCCAGCTTCATGCTGAGTCACTACGGACTGTCAGAGATTCTCGCAGCCGTCGTCGCCACGGGCGGCCCGCCCATGGGACGCATTGATCTCGGCTGCATTCGTGATGACCCGGCCAATCGCTCGCTCTGGTTTCCCCCTCAAGGTACGGCCCGCCTCATTGATCTGGGATTCGGATTTCCCGATGATGGAACCGGCCCCTGCAGCCGCAGCGATGCCTCGTTCCGCGAGCGATTTCAACAGGCCAGTATCGCCTTCGGCGATTGGCAGTACGTCTATCCAAAGACGATGGTCTGGTTCGTCTTTGGCCAGGATGATCTCACCAATGCTGTGCCGCAAGGGATCATCTACTACGAGCGGTTAAGGCAAGAGGGCTCGCCCTTGATTCGCATGGAGACCGTGCCCAACACGCCCCATGATGTGCCCAGCTCGCGTGAAGGCGCCGAGAAGGTTCGCGATATCCTGCTCAGTGAGTGCCGTCCACAGTGTCAGTAGGCTCAGGTGAGAAGTTGGTCATGGCCCTCAGGCGGCGCCCAGAGACAATGAAATTCAAGCCACAGATCAGTACCGATTCTCACAGAGCGAACCATCGGTGTGACGCCGTGAAAAATGTGGCTCCTTCCGGAGAAGTTCTTCAGGGAATCGCGGCTCCGCCCGAAAACGATGAAAGGCTGGGAGCGCCCGCTTCCAGCGGGCCCAAGCACGCCGGAGGCGTGCGCTCCCAGGCATTTTCGTAAGGAGGCAGACTGTATGGTGAATCAACATCCATTGAAAACGTTCATTTGCTCTCGCGCGGCGCGACGCTGCCTGTGGGGCTCCTTTCTTCTTCTCGCGGTGATGGCGCTGTTGGGCTTCAACGCCAGCACCGCTCAACAGCCGCCGGAGATTGACAACGCCCTTCCGTGTGGCCGAGTTGGAGAAGTCGGCGATATCGCGCAGGGTACGGCCCTGTTTCGAGTGGATGTCAATCTCAACGCCTTCCCTGACGCCGTCTGCAATGACGGATCGGGTGCCGTTTTCTATGTCCGGCGATATTCGAGTGAGGCCGACCGGAACAAATGGCACATCCACCTGCAGGGCGGCGGCGGCTGCCAGGATGGCCAATCGTGCGCCGAACGCTGGTGCAGCGCCGAGACCAACTTCGGCGCCGACAAGATGAGCACCACCTTCAGGCCACTGCCGCCCAGTATCCGGGGCACAGGTATCTTCCATCCGGACCCCCAGCAGAACAACTTCGCCGGCTGGAACCACGTGCTCATGTACTATTGTAGCTCCGACAACTGGTCCGGGACCGCTCGCAATGTGTCATTGTCGGTGACAGTGCCGGGCGGCAACACCATCCAATACCGAATCCACTTTCAGGGCGCGAACATCGTGGACGCCGTCATCAAAATGTTGCAACGGTTGCCGAGCGGTCAACCGGTCACCTACCAGAACGCTGAACGCGAGACCATCACGATGCCCGATCTGGACGAAGCCACCCATGTTCTCTTCTCCGGCACGTCGGCAGGATCGGGCGGCGTCCGACATCACGCCGACCGGCTTGGGCAGATATTGCGTCGGGACAACGTTCAGTGCCAATCTGGCGGGAACTGTCCGCTCGTGTATCGAGCTGTGATTGATGCTGGATATGGACCGAAATTTGAAAACCTGAACTATACGAACTTCGTTGACTGTCTCAATCCTCCGAACCTGTGCAGTTACACAGCCCTTATGCAGCACCAATGGAATAACGTCTCGATGGGCATGTATAAAGCGCAGGTGGATCAATCGTGTGTCGAGTGGCACAGGACCCGTCAGCCCGGCACCGAGTGGAAATGCGCTGACCTGGAGCACGTGATGGAGAACCACATCACCACGCCGTACTTCGTGCGCGCGGACCTCCAGGATGAGCTGAAACGAAGAAACTTTGTGGAGTACGGATTCGGCACGGAGGCTGACTACGGTCAGGCCACCTATAAGGGCCTCCTCAACCTGCCCAATCTCGATAGTTTTGCCGAAGAAGGGAGCGTCATGAGCGGCGGACCGCCCTTGGCGGCGCCGGGCATCTTCGGTCCCCAATGCACGCACCACGTGGGCCTGACCAGCAATCAAGCATTCTTCAATGTGAAGGTTTCCAGCGGTGGAGTTCCGTACAGTGCTCATGACGTTTTGTGGAATTGGTGGAGGGGGCAGCAGCCGCGGCAAGTCGTCTATCCCTACACCGGACCGGGGCCGGCGCCCAATTGCCCATGAAAATCAGATTGCGCAACAAGAGGATGATCTTGTGAACGACGAATCAAAACGACTCAAAGGCGAAGGATCTAAGCCAATCCTTGTTCTGTCCGTTGCTCTCCTTCTCTTAGTGGGCGGTGGGATTCCCATGGCATCTGTTACATCCGTAGAGCAACCGAGGACTCATACGGTGACCGTCAACGCCGACGGCTCGTTCTCGCCTCAGGTGATTTCTATTCACGACGGCGACACGGTCGAGTGGATCCTCAACGACCGGACCGACACAATTATCCCGGTTAACCTGATTGAGCCGCTTTCGGCTATCTGTTCGGCCTACAAGCCGTACGACCCTGCTGACCCGAATGAGTTCACGGGACCCATGCCTCGCGCTCCGTCCGGCATCTTCACGTTGGGCCCGGACGGACCAGGCTTCGTCATCGAGACAAAGGACGACCCGAACGCGTCTTGCGATTATGATCGGTCTCCCGCCAGTGTAGGAAATCAGTACCTGTGCGAGACGGGCGAACCCTACGCGACTATGGACTGGACGTGGCAGAACCCGAACATCACAGGAGTGTTCATCCGGCTCCGCTGGAACGAGGTGCATCTCGGGCCAGGCGTTTTCGACTGGACGGCGATGGATCGCGAGATCGAGAAGGCCGTCCGAAATGGCAAGATGTATATCCTCTCGTTCAAGGCCGGCTCAAAGGGCACGCCTGAGTGGATTTTCGACCCAGCCATTGCCGGGGCAACGGCCGTCAAGCGGCTGACCTTCCAGGATGGCGGCGACGATGTAACTGACTGTGGTACCGTCATGGATCTGGGCAGCCCCGCCGACCCGAACTATCGCCTCCATTACTTTGCCCTGTGGAAGGCGGCGGCGCGCCACATCCGAGAGCGCAACGCCTGGTATCGCGCCCTGGCCTACATCAAGCCATCAGGCGCGAACCTGTTTACGCACGAGAACCGGCTTCCCAATCGCTGCGAGCCTAACTGCCCGATCTGCAACCCGCAGGTTTGGGCTGAACAAGGCAACTACACCCCGAAAGCATTGTATGAGTTCTACAGCCAGCAAACGGCGTTGCTGGCCGCCGAATTTCCCAACAAAGACATGAGTTATGCGCTCATCCAGGCCGGGTTCCCGCTGGTGAATGACAAGGGCGAGTACAGGGAGCCGCTGACTTCGCCTCTCCCTCGCGGCACGGAACAGACGGAAACGATCCTGGCTCAGGGCGCGCGTGAGCACGGCCTTCGCTTTGTCGTCCAGCATAATGGACTGGGCCCAAAACCTCAGGACCGGACGCCGCCTCAGCCCCCGTGCCCCAACGAGGGTATCCACCCGGCTGTGGGTCCCTTTGCTGGCGCTGGCTCAGGATGCCCCAACAAATGGGTCCTGGAAGCGGGCGAGCGCGGTCAGGTCACCGGTTTCCAGACCAGCAACGCGGAGGGCGTTGGCAACCCGATTGAGTTGGAATCAACGCTCCGGAATGCCTGGGATAATTCGGATGCGATCTTTGTCGAGATCTACGAGCAACGGTTCTGGGAGGCGGAGACCGCCGGCCCGGTCCTCACCCCCAACGGCTCCGGCCTGACCATTGGTCAGTGGGCGGAGCGGTTTCACCAACGGCGGAGGGATTTTTGGATCCCCCGTGGATTGCCGGACCCGTTTCCGCTCGTGCATCGGCACACGTTCAAGCGGACCATTAACTCGCCAACTGATCCTCAAGTTCTTTACTACATCAATGGTTCCAAATGTGGCAAGGGAGGGAGCGCGAACTACGGCGTGATTCAAATCTTGCCTAACCCGTAGGGTTCGGTTATGTGCAGTCGCCACGTCACCAATGATGAAAACTCCTGGGAGCGTCCGCTTCCAGCGGGCTTTAGCACACCGGAGGCGTAAGCTCCCGAGATAGGACGCAAGATGCGTGCGCTCCCAGGAGCACACCAAAGGCGTACGCTCCCAGGGCGAATAGCTTGAGCCTTTTCACGCTGAATTCTTGCGTCTAGAGATGAGGGCAGAATAAAGCCTGCTCCGTGACAGAAACCCGTGACAGAAAGGAGAGAGTGTAATGAACTTTTCAGCTTGTATTTCAAAATCCACCCTGTTGCTGAGCTTTGGGCTGGTGTGTCTGTTAGGCCATGGTGCCAAGGCGCAGGTGCCGCCGGTCTTCACTAACGCGGCCTTTGAAGGCCGGTACGCGGTCTCCCTCACGTTCGGCGCCAACAACGGGGCTGGCCTGGGGGTTGTGACCGCCGATGGAGCCGGCAATCTCCGTGACGGCTCGCTGCTCCTGCACGTGCCGACCCAGGATGGGGAAGGCCAAGTGCTTCGTGGCCAGCTTCAGGGACAGTACCACATCAACCCCAATGGGACAGCCATTCTTATGGCCCAATTTACGTTCCCCAATCAGACCTTGAATCGGGTTTTCGACCTGGTGGTGCGACGAGATAATGGGGTCTCCCGAATCATCGAGCTGTTTGGCGCCGTGAGAGAGCGGTCGGATTTTGTCCCCGGCGTCGGGGTCACGATTGAGCTGAGGCGGCTGCCGGCCCCAAGAGGGTTTGACAACGCCAGTCTCGATGGCCCCCTGTCCTTTGAATTGAGCTTCGAATCGCAGGCGGCCATCGGCTTTGGCATGGTGACCGCTAACAAAGCGGGCCATCTCGTTGACGGTGTGCTGCTCTTGAATGTGCCGGGGCCTGATAGAGAGCGGGAGATTATCAGAGGCCAAGTTGAAGGGACCTATACGGTGAACCCCAATGGAACGGTCACGATGAACCTGGTGTTTTCTTTTCCGGATGGACGATCCGTGGAAGGAACTTTTGATCTGATGATCACAGAAGAACAACCGTCCGGCCCGGCCAAGCAAGGCCGCCCACGAATGGCCAGAAATCTGATGGGAAGCCCACGAGGGTACTTTGACATCTTTCCTCCTACCATGTTTACTGAACTATCTAGTAAGACGCTTCAACAACGAAGACTTCGTGGCCGGGTGAATCGGATCATCCTGATGCTCACGTGTGAAGATCCGAATCCTTGAACCTCTGATCGAGGTTGCGAGCCGACACAATGAGCGACCACGAATGGGGTAAATGTGCCGCCTCTGTAGCGATGGGGGCGGACATCGGTGCCCCTCTCAGGTGAACTTTCTGAGCGGAATGTGAAGATTTCCGCTGATGAGGTAGTGCCGGTCGGTGCCGCCGTTCATGCAGAGGATCTCTCTGTCCCGGTATTCGGAGCGCGCGTCGCCGGGCCCGCGTGGCATGGGCATCGTCCGGGAGCGTCTGGGAGCGCCCGCTTCCAGCGGGCTTTAGCACGCCGGAGGCGTAAGCTCCCGAGATAGGCACGCAAGATGCGTGCGCTCCCAGGGCTAAAATAGTTTGAGCTTTTTCGCGCCGAATTCTTGCGTGAAGAGATGAGGGCGAAAAGATTCTGCCCCAATCGACAACGCGGGGAGGAAGTATGAAAAAAATACATTTCCTAGTGGCCGTTGTTTTTGT
It includes:
- a CDS encoding pectin acetylesterase-family hydrolase → MVNQHPLKTFICSRAARRCLWGSFLLLAVMALLGFNASTAQQPPEIDNALPCGRVGEVGDIAQGTALFRVDVNLNAFPDAVCNDGSGAVFYVRRYSSEADRNKWHIHLQGGGGCQDGQSCAERWCSAETNFGADKMSTTFRPLPPSIRGTGIFHPDPQQNNFAGWNHVLMYYCSSDNWSGTARNVSLSVTVPGGNTIQYRIHFQGANIVDAVIKMLQRLPSGQPVTYQNAERETITMPDLDEATHVLFSGTSAGSGGVRHHADRLGQILRRDNVQCQSGGNCPLVYRAVIDAGYGPKFENLNYTNFVDCLNPPNLCSYTALMQHQWNNVSMGMYKAQVDQSCVEWHRTRQPGTEWKCADLEHVMENHITTPYFVRADLQDELKRRNFVEYGFGTEADYGQATYKGLLNLPNLDSFAEEGSVMSGGPPLAAPGIFGPQCTHHVGLTSNQAFFNVKVSSGGVPYSAHDVLWNWWRGQQPRQVVYPYTGPGPAPNCP